CTTGAGCTAGGGCTGGCCTGATACCAGTGACTTGGAGATGAAAGGCCCCTTATCCCATTCCACACCCCTGCAGATCCCTGTTTATCTTCACGCTACCTATGGAGAAGAGAGCGAATAGTTTCCAAGCGTGAGTTAAcactccctcctctctctcctaaCATGCCATTTCACGCTTGCTTTGTAGGTACAAGCCTCCGTCTACAGAGAACAACCCCACGCTGGAAGATCCCACTCCAGATTACATGAACCTGCTGGGGATGATTTTCAGCATGTGCGGCTTAATGCTTAAGGTGCGCAGGAAAGGCATGAACATTAGCTCTTGCATAGATAAGATGCCTTCTAGGGTGACGCAAACATGAGATGCCTGCTCTTTATTATAAAGGACATCTGGGCAGCTGGGCGTTGTAGCACTCCATAGCCTCACCGTGCCTGTTCCCTTCACCAACTGGCTGCTCtttcacagaatcctagaaatgcTGGGCaaggagggacctcaggagatcacctAGTGTCTATCTGAATTGCAAAGAAAATCCCACGGCACCGAGTCTCAGAACCAGATCAGTTGGCTCAGCCGCAGAGCTAAGAATAGGAGTGCAGACGTTCCCGCTCAGgtgggagcctgggctccaagacCCTCCCGCTTTGTGCATGTCCCCCCAGcccactgaggcaggattaagtatgcCAAGACCGTCCCTGACAAAtgtttgcctaacctgctcttaaaaacctccagtgacagggattccagaGCCTCCCTATGTTAAATGATTTGGGGGATGGATGAGGGGGAGACCTAGAGTGGTCTAAGCCATTGCACTGAAATAGAATTGGAAGAGAAAGAGTCAACTTCTGTTCCGGGCTGAGTGTTTAGTGGGTAGAAAAGGGAACTGGGAGTCAAGGCTCTTGTGGTCTCTTCCTGGCTGGAGGAGGGAGTGTGTCCTATTGGTTAAAttaggggactgggagccaggactttgGGTTCctcttcctagctctgctactgactcgcTGTGTGCCTTTGTGCGAGTCAGTGAAATGGTACTGAAACTAACTAACTTCACAAGGGAGCAGGGGTTGTGATCTTTGTTTAATGAATGTTTTAAAGAGCTCTGGGACTTGCCCAGTATTATTAGATATTGAAGATCCTGAGAGATCCCATAAGTGCCCACTTTGAGGCTCTCACATTAGTTCCTCTGTGTTTCTAGCTGAAGTGGTGTGCTTGGATTGCTGTCTATTGCTCCTTCATTAGCTTTGCCAACTCCAGAAGCTCAGAGGACACCAAACAGATGATGAGCAGCTTCATGTGAGTCATTGTCTTCCTTTTACTGTCTCATTGACTCACCATGTGAATGGAAGACATACATCCAAATGTGCCTGCCTGTCCGTgttgtggttagagcagaggagtAGAAGCCAGAACTTCTGGGTTCTGTACCCAACTCTGCCACTAATACTGCATGATTTTACACTTTGACACTTTCCTGCTGCCgtggtttctccatctgtaaaatggggataaaatggTGTTGGTGATTAGTACGGAGCACTCTTCATCCTAGTCAGCAATGAACCAGCGCCCCAGCATGGTGCTTTGGTGATAGAGGGCTGGTCTGTTGGAGGTGCCATCATTTGAATGAGATCCAAAACCAAGGTCTCATTTGTTCTTGGGTATTAAATTCCATGGCATCTTTTCCTAAAAGCTGAGCTGTGAACCCATGTCCTGACCAATTCCCAACTCTGGAATCTACAGTCTGTTTCCTTAAATACCTACGCTGCAGTTCCAGTTGGATGAAAAATCTCGTCAAAAACTGGTACAGTAACTCcacacttaatgttgtagttatgttcctgaaaaatgtgacattAAGTGAAGcgaatgttaagcgaatccaatttccccagaagaatgaatgtaaatggggggttaggttccagggaaatttttttttttgctgtacagtacagtactatagttgggaggtgccctCACTTTACCCCACACAGggacagcccactggcactgtagacaatgaggcaggcaaggaggctgaaggtgctgtaggctaggagaagcttGTTGTGCACCAGCAGTGGCAGCTTCCTCTACTCTGCAAgaaccaggggtggggggctcaaccctcggcccacccactccaccccttcccccaagtccccacccttaactcacctcttcttccccccctcctccccctttactcCGCATGCCAcgtcctccctcctcctccctccctcccctgcttcctgctcgtgagggaggagcgaggacttggcgcacaggctccccctccctcccctgcctcctgaatgctgcaagccagctgattgccgtgggcaggaagctgggggaggaggggaaaggtgcTGATACACAGGGtctgccagtgggcgggaggcgctctggggggcggggcgtagaggagctgatggggagctgccagctgtggacaaagcaggtagCCAAATGACGTTATAGCGAAGCaatgcacaactttaaatggagcatgttctgtaattgagcagggacgtaaggttgaaacaacgttaagcgagaggacgttaagtggggagttactgtacagtGTTTGACATTAAGCAGCTGCTCCCTTCCACTGTAGAGGTGGCTCCATTTCCGGGTGGGTGAGCAATCCTCGTATGCATGGGTGAGAAAGCAAGTACTTTGGAATCCCTGGGAATTGTTCACCAACATGCTAATGCTGTACAAGACCCAGACATGACGGTGGatattgaaataataaaaaaacctcatggttggttggtttttaaaatgattgaTTTTTCTTCCTCTGGATTCAGGTTGTCTATCTCTGCGGTGGTGATGTCCTATCTCCAGAATCCCCAACCCATGTCCCCGCCTTGGTGAAGAGATTACAGCTCATTGCACAACTCCTTGCAAATCCCAGAGAGACGCTGTCGGCAGAGAGGAAGGATTCACACGCTAGAACCATCTGTTTGTACAAGCAGTGTGTTGTAACACTCGGCTATCAAAATAAATGGGTTGTTGCTGTAGGagctttggtttaaaaaaataatctgtgcGCATGTAGGATGGTGCCTTTCATCTCTGTCACCGGTTCATAGGGGCTGAAAGTACTTACCATCGAACTGATATTTtgtgggtctcagtccagtttccgAGGGTCCCCATTGTAAAAATAATTCACCATGACTGGCACTAACTGACTTGTTGACAGTACAGAGGCCAAGTGTTGACTCGGCCATAGAGATTGCTCTCTGCTGGGTGGGGTCCTCGCCCACTGGGAGGATGGCATAAGGGGGAAGCTTAAGCTGGCTCCTGGCCACGTTGCATCTGCTCTGTGGACAGAGGACTTAAGTCTCAGAGGTTTGTTCTGTTGGCACCTTTTCACCAGACCTAGATCAATACACACTTTCACTTCAAACCAGCAGGATGCTGCAGGCTGTAGTTGGCTTCCGAGGCTAGCAGCGAAAGGCTGGGGGTTTGAGCCTGGAAAGTAGTTATTAGGAAGCACTCGCACCGTTTCACAGAGAAGGGCTAAGGCTTCAGATTCAGCAGGCAtgtggatggaggggtggggtggtgtAAACCTCGCCCCAGCCCTCAAGGGTCCTGGTGACAGCGTAAAGCACAGCtggcccccatccccacacaaaGGGGCCAGCCTCAGCTCCCTGGGAGATTCACTCCAGGCCACGGTGCCCACCAATGGGAGAGCCCCACACTGGCTCTCAGGAGGCATCCCCTGGAGCCGGGGTCTGAAAAACATGCGGCCTGCGGATTTATTTCCTGCGGCctgccataggcgctgactccaccAGCAGCCAAACTCCCCTCACCCTCCGCCCTGTCCCGGAGCGTGCTGCGTCCCCTCTCCTCCACCTATCCCACAGCGCctcccgctgccaaacagctgtttggcgacgcttaggactttccaggacggaggagcggggacacggtGCGCTCCGGGGAGGaagtggagaagaggcggggctggtgcggggatttggggaaggggttggaataggggcagggagggggcggaagagttggggcagggactttggggaaggtgggaagaggcggggcaggggcagagcctcatggaaggggtggagtgggggtgaggccgGGGGCAAAGGGGGGGCTTTAAGGGAAGTAATTCTAAAAGCAAATGTGTGTTTTGTCTTTTGAGTGAGGTGCATTGCTGAgcatttacagttttaaaaaagcgAATTCATTGACTTTTAGTAGCCTACTAGATTACTCTTCATTTTTGCCTATGCTTTTATAGGGTGGTGTGGAAAGGTGTCACtcatgcggccctcgggccaatgtacttgTCCTCATGTGGCCCGTGTGGTGATTCGAGGTTgagatccctgccccagagactgGCCCCCGGGGAAGGGgtcgccccagccctccccactccctgccccagagactgGCCCCCGGGGAAGGGgtcgccccagccctccccactccctgccctccgGCCTGCTGTCAATGGGGGAGTCACTTTTGGGAGGGGGCTAGATGGAGGTGCATGGGGGGGGATTTTGTGGGAGCAAGGTCATGGCCCCGCCCTCTCCCCGTCAGCCAATCAGCGCGTCCCTTATTTGCATTGACGCTTTTGAGGGGCGAATGAAGGCCGTGGCCCCGCCCCGTCTCTGCGGATTGGCTCCTCCGCGGGGGGCGAAGCGAGAAGCCGCATGCCGTGGCCAGGGAGTCACGTGGAGGCCTGGTCACATGATCGCGGGAGCCGCCCGCCCGCTAGGCGCCGGGGGTCGCGGTTGCAGGCGGGCGATGGGGCCGCTCGTGGGGCTGCTCCTGGGCGTGGGGCTGCTGCGGGCGGCCGCGGCCGGCTGTGGCTACGAGGTGAGGGCGGGGGGGCCCTGgcgggggtctgggtgtggggtcGGGAGAGGGGCTCGGGCAGTGGGGCAGGTAGTGGGCAGCAGAGGAGAATCGGAGGAGACAgggagccccggggggggggagtgggctgctgggggggagggagagggggctgctGGCGGGGGCGCTCTTGGGATGAGCGAGATGGGGTGAAGAAGCCaaaggggctgggagagggagaggcagcagggtgGGATGAGAGCGAgggtctggggggcaggaagtgggggcatGTGGAGGAGCTAATGGAAGTAGGGGGCCTGGGGAGATGAGCTTTTGGAGGAGGCAGAAGGGAAGGCTTTGTGTGGAGGGGATAAATAGGGGGCTTTGACTGAAGGGGAGGCATGGGGGCGGCTCTGGGGAAGTGGGCGGTGGTGGGATAGGGGAGATTTCTTGGTGGGGGGAGCAGCGGGTGAAGGAGGGTCGGGGGAAGGGGtaaagggggaagggggaaggatttCTGAGGGGTGGGTGAGCTTTGGCTGGAGAAGGGGGAGGTGAAGGGGTGAGAGGAGGGCCCATCTGCATTGGGGGTTCTGAGACTGTGGGATGAAGGGGGGGGATGAGGTTctgtagtggggtggggggtgctctTGTGGGGGAGCTTGGTGGGGAAGGCAGGACAGTCCAGAGTTTAGAGGACAGGTTGCAGTGGCTGGGTCTAATTTCCATCCCCCCTCCGCCGCCCATTCTCGGCCCTGGCGGGGAGCTTGGGGCTCAAAGCAATGCTTCATCGCATTAGCAGATAACTAACCTTTTCCAGggtcacccccacccctcccgagTTCAGTAAAACAGGGAGCACTGAACGCTTGACCTTAGGCTGAGCcctagcagtgtgtgtgtgtggggcgggcgCTCTAGGGGATTATAATACTGTGCAGATTGGTGCCTTTGTCTGTTTCTGCAGCTTgttcctcttcctttcctcccgCACCATCTCCCTAAACTGTTGCTTCCTCTCAGTGAGATGATTATTACGATAATTAGCCACCTCCCATTGTGAGCTCTGCAAAGTTGAGCACCCTGGCCAGGGTGAAATctttccattttacagctggggtgCCTGCAGCTCAAGGTTGCAGACAGTAGAACCCAGCTCtaacctgctctaaccactagacaccactctTCCTACCGAGCTGGGGATcaaaccccagagtcctgacttctagtctccctgctctaaccactgaccttgcctcccttccagagctggggctagaacccaagagtcctgactccccagcCAGGTactcctggtctacactgaacacttagattgacctagctctgtcgctcagggctgtgaaaaatttagtGCCATGAGTGCTGGACTTAGgacaacctaacccctggtgtagatacaGCTAGAatccttctgtcaacctagctgctgactctcagagaagtggattaactacatcagtggaaaaactccttcAGTCTGCTGTTGGCACgtgatttatttttcaataaGTGTTTGTCCAAAGCCCTGGAGAATCTAGGGCAGGGAGCAGTCCAgctctgagcagggggctgcCAAGAAGACAATTGCCTCTTTCCACCTCTAGCATTCCACGCTGGCTACACCAAGCAATATCCATTCAGATAGGTATCTCCTATTGGCCCCGAGAACTCTTACAATGGGGCTGTGGCCTTCCCTTCCAGTTTGTAGCATGTCTGGTTATTTTTCTCCTCGTAGTCCTGCCCGGCCACTAAACCAGATATGCTGAATGTCCACTTGATCCCTCACACACACAATGATGTGGGCTGGCTGAAAACAGTGGATCAGTATTTTTATGGAGGTAAGTGGCAGAGACTGTGCGcaaggggcgggagggagggtttCCGTGCACCGGAGCTGCTGCAGTCAGACTCGGTGGGTTAATCCTGGTCTCTTACCTCGGGCTCATcatcagtacatctcaaagcacttgacaaaggaggtcagcattgtcatccccattttataggtggggaaactgaggcacagagtgaggagacttgccgaaggtcacccagtaggccagtggcagagccagggattatAGACTCTGGCTGTCCTGTGTCCCAGAGAACAGACACACCCCGGATCCCCTTTCCCCAAACACACTAAGCCAGCCAGCCCACGTAGCAGGATCAAATCTGAAGGCCAATGTCGCTATCTGATCCCTGTTTCTGCTGGCTTTAGAGCTGGCTGTGACCCTGCATGAGTCCAAGCTGAGGGAGGGCTCCTTTCTGCAGCAagatgtgggtgggggaggaagcgCTGCTCAGAGATCTTATTCTCATCAGCATATTTACTTCCTCTGCTGCTGATGGAGGTAGAGAGCACCTCCCAACCCTGGCTGGGCTGTAGGGACCTGCCCCAGGCCTGGGTACGCTCCCACCTTGCCTCCCTGCCAGATACTTGATAAAGTCTGTGTCGCCTGCCAGAATGTTTCATGGCAGTTCACATGCACTCACGGACTAAGCGTCCTAGCTTCACGGGGCACAGTTGGGGGAAAGGACTTGCCTGTGGTCACACAGTGAATCTGAGtggggattagaacccaggagtcccgaaaTCCCCACCCTgagctaaccactagaccctgctccctctCCAGACCtgcaaatagaacccaggagtcctcaaTCCCAGTCTCCCCAACCCCTGTGCTCTAACGACAAGGCCCTACTCCTCTCCCAGAAGCAAGGAATCTAAcacactgtcccccaccctcccccccatcatTACATCATGCTTCCTCAGAGCGTTTTGTATCCGTCCTTGCTAGGCCAAGGAATATGTTGAATCTTTGTCATTCCCTGCTGTTCTCCCCCGGCCATAATAAGCCCGTGGTTTTACTCACCTTTTAGAGGCCGCGTCTAACGTGGGCGGCTTTTCCATGACATCAGTCAAGGTCAGCACGTAGTTAGTGGAAACATTAATACCTTTGGAGCATCTGATCTCTCAGGCCATAGAGAAAGCAGTGTAGGACGGGCGTGACTTAAGCAGAAGCCTAGGTCATAGGGCCTTTCAACcaaggccggggggaggggggactggcTGATTGAGTGGGTGGGGAATGGaccatggggtgggggctggctggtTGACGGGTGAGACTCCGGGGGTGCTGTGTGTGCAAGCTTATCTCACCCTGATGCTGTCCCTGCTCTGGGGGGGAGACGGATTTTTGAACTGCAGGAGGTGCAGAGCAGTTCTGGGGAGGGAGGCTTACCCCTGCTCTGGAGAGACAGAAAGATCTGAGATTCTCTGGGGTGCTGTCCATGGCTGCGGGGGGATCCAGCCCTCTGGAGGGGCGCTGCGGGTGTTGTGGTAAGGTGGGGGATCCGGCCCTCCTGGCGGTGCTGTGGCTGGGTCGGGGGGATCTGGCTTCGCTGCCGTCCCTGCTTTATGGGTCCCTGGACGTCTCTGCTCAGCCCTGTGCCTTCCCTTCGCAGCACGCAATAACATCCAGCACGCCGGTGTGCAGTACATCCTGGACTCGGTCATTCCCCAGCTCCTGGCCGACCCCACTAAGCGCTTTATCTACGTCGAGGTGGCCTTTTTCTACCGCTGGTGGCGGCTGCAGGCGAACCCAATGCAGCAGGCGGTGAGGCAGCTGGTCAGCGAGGGTAAGGGATCCCGCCCAGCTGGGCACTGCTCTTGTGGCAGAAGGTGGAGTGACCTGCACTGCTGGGTCTGGTGATGTCCCCAGCCCGCTCATACAGAGGGATGTCTGCAtaggtgggggagatggggagagagagacacgctCACAGGGATTCTTTGCCTCAGTTGGGTCTGCGGGTGTGTTTCTCTGACACACGCACCACGCATGTGCCTCTGGGTGTATGTTGTGCAATACTGACTAGTACAGGCCCATGTGTGTGAAAGAGACATGCCCAGATAATATGCCTGGGTCAATCAGTGGGCGTGCGTGGTGTGAGGGGTTCGGTCAGAGAGAtctccttgggactgtcacctgacgtgctgaagttacctctgagcccgttttccctgccagcttgggactccagaaccctgccttgttgagccagacacgccagccttCTGCAacgcagacccaggtctggtccacgcccccaaatatgcagactttaaccaaaaactgctcacaggtcccctgtctccagcacccaaacacccagttcccaatgggatccaaaccccaagtcaatctgttttactctgtataaagcttatacagggtaaacttataaattgcccgccctttataacactgatagagagagatgcacagccacgtattaatcacttactctgggtttaataataaacaaaagtaattttattaagtataaaaagtaggatttaagtggttccaagtaataacagacagaacaaagtaagttaccaagcaaaataaaacaaaacacacaagtctaagtctaatacGTTAAGAAGCTGATttcaggtaaatctcacccttagtAATGTTCCAATAaccttctttcacagactagactccttcctagtctgggcccaatcctttcccctgttacagaccttgttagttcctgctcaggtggtaactagggaaTTTTTCATGACTGGCagtcccctttgttctgttccactcccttttatagctttggcacaaggcgggaatcctttgtctctgtgGGTCCTCACAcccccttctaaatggaaaaagcaccaggtttaagatggggttgatcacatgtcactgtaagacctcattcttccgtacatgtacacaggaaggcttgcaggtaaacaaaccatttacaaccaaaaagaaaaggagtacttgtggcaccttagagactaaccagtgagctgtagctcacgaaagctcatgctcaaataaattggttagtctctaaggtgccacaagtactccttttctttttgcgaatacagactaacacggctgttactctgaaacctgtcatttacaaTCAGttgtcctggtcaatgggagccatcaagattctaaaccaccattaattgGCCCACACTttacataattacaataggacctcagagttatacttcaggTTCCTAGTTTCAGGTAAAAGAAGGtcacattcatacaaataggatgaccacactcagtggattataagctttgtaatgataccttacaggagaccttttgcatacagcatattccagttacatcatattcacacttagaaacatatttttacaaagcatatggagtgcaacgtcactaGAGGCCGGTGTGTGAAAGCCACATGCCCAGATAATATGCCTGACTGGGTTGTTGTGCGTCATGCCATGCACACCCACTTATTGACCCAAACTCCCTGTGCGTGTGCGCCAGCAAACGCATCAGATCCCTGCATTGGCCTGTACTGTATACACCTGTGCCTGTCCCAGTGTGTGGGTCTCGCTCTCCCACACTGACCCTTTGCCTGTACTGGTGGGTACCTCATAACACACACGCACAGAGGGAGCAAATGTCTGGGGTGTGTCTCTGTCCCACACATAACATGTGGGGCTTCTGCTTGGGTCATCTTGTGTCTCTCGCACAACTTGATTCAGATCTTTATTGGCACAGTGTAAAAAAGCAGATCACAGACACTCCTAGCTATGGCTGCAGGTAGCCTACACGTGTGGGTGTGCGTctgcctcacacacacagtgtttgCTTGTGTGGATCAGCATCTCTCACATGCACACGTGATATTGGCCAGTGTCATCTTATGTCCATGCTGCCCCACACCCTCGGAAAGTCCCTGGCTTCTCTTCTTCCCCGGCACCGCCAGGCAGCTGCAGATCCCAGCGGTGCCCGGCCTCCCTGCTCGCCTGGCGCTGAGGGCAACCCGCCCCCTCTCCTTCCCTACAGGGCGGCTGGAATTTATCAATGGCGGCTGGTGCATGAATGACGAGGCGGCCACCCACTACAACGCCATGATTGACCAGATGACGCTGGGGCTCCGCTTCCTGCAGGAGACCTTCGGGGAGTGCGGCCGGCCCCGCGCCGCCTGGCACATTGACCCCTTCGGCCACTCCCGAGAGCAGGCCTCCCTCTTCGCCCAGGTGAAGTCCCCTGGGGGGGCCTGGAAccgcacacacccccaccccaaatgggCAGGGACTTCGGAGGCCAAGGGGGTATCCTCCTGGGGACAGTGTGTGTCACTGTCCATCAgcaggtctcaaagtgctttgtgcAGGTCAGGAGCATTATCACCATTTTccaggtggggaaaccgaggcacaaagtAGGGGTgggacttccccaaggtcacccagcaggtcagtggcagagctgggaatagaacccaggtctcctgagttcccgTCTAGCACTCTAGCCACGAGGTCACGCTGCTGCCTCAGCATTTGCTGGCTCTCGGGCTCTTGGCGTTGACCCCTCCTGCTGCCGTCCCCTTTCCAGATGGGCTTTGATGGCTTCTTTTTCGGCCGACTGGATTACCAGGACAAAGCCAAccgggagcagctgcaggagatgGAGCAGATCTGGAGAGCGAGCGCCAGCCTGCAGCCACCCGGGGCCGACCTTTTCACCGGTGAGCTGGAGTGGGAGTGCTGGCAAGTCTGGAACATCCCAGTTTTGGGGGGCGGGGCACCTGTGCCACAGGCAGACGGTGCCACGGACCAATGGGCAGCCAGAGCTGGCAGGTGGGTGGGCTCCAGGTGtgtgtcgggggcggggggggtagaCTCATGGTTGAGGGGGAGGCAGTGGCAGAAGCAGAAAGGCTGCCCCCAGGCCGACCCACCTGATGGGACCTGGGGTGTCCAGCTGGGGGCCTGGaatggaggggaggagaggggctggcctgggggtCCCTCCCCCTGGGCTTTTTTGTCCCCCCCCCTTTTGTACTTCAGAGGTGGCATCCCTAATCAGGGCTGGGGGAACAGATTGGGTTGCTGGGGAGGTGCCCAGGGAGCACACGCTCCCCTGTCTACCTGGGAATCCCCCATGCCCAGCCAGGTGGTGTGGGGCCCTTTCAgatcaggggaggggacaggg
The DNA window shown above is from Caretta caretta isolate rCarCar2 chromosome 20, rCarCar1.hap1, whole genome shotgun sequence and carries:
- the LOC125627778 gene encoding PAT complex subunit Asterix, coding for MSGNSMSDPRRPNKVLRYKPPSTENNPTLEDPTPDYMNLLGMIFSMCGLMLKLKWCAWIAVYCSFISFANSRSSEDTKQMMSSFMLSISAVVMSYLQNPQPMSPPW